Sequence from the Salinicoccus sp. RF5 genome:
TCCGGAATATTTGTTGGTTTCCGATATGGAGACAGGTGAAGTGCTATATTCCACCACTGTAGAAGAGGGTGAACGGTTCTCTGTAGACTACATACATTCAGTGGAGCGTTCCCCTGTGACTGAGGTGTTTGAAGTCAGGAATACCGATATCTATACGATGGAGAGTCACACAGAATCTTTTGGGGCGGGGATGCCCTACGAGGGTGAGGAAGTTGAAATGAAGGACGGAAAATTCGTCATCAAAAATATCAATAGACGTGTGCATGGCGGAACGCTCAGAGTAAGGCCATCTGCAGTGTTTCCGCACCATGTCCGGATTGGTGGCGAGGAGATAACTATTTCGGACCTACCGTATAAGGGTAGGAATCTGGAGATCGAAGTGGTCCGGACTTACTTTAGGAGGTGAAGATGGTGGAGGATAGGGATCAAAAGAAATTAATACAGGAACTGGAGGGCAGTGACCGGGACCTAGGAAGGAAGACGGCGATGATGGTAAGCGCAATCGGCGTCGCGCTCGCCATGTTCCATATGTATGTTGCAGGTTTCGGTCTGCCAGGCATCGGCTCGCGCACTTTTCTGGTCATCCACCTGATGCTGGGGATGGTGTTGGTGTTCCTGATCTTTCCAATCAAGAAGGGACTCAACCAACGTACGATTCCATGGTACGATCTGTTGCTGGCCATCATTTCATTCGGTATGGGTGTATATCTGATACAAAGGCAGGACGCTCAGGAAATCATGTCTGCCAGACCAACAGAAATCGACTTGCTTATCGGGACGTTGTTCATACTGTTCGTCATTGAAGCTACGAGACGGGTAGTGGGTCTGCCACTCGTCATCATTGCTGTGATATTCATGGGGTATTTCTTCCTCGGCGAATTCATGCCTGGTGATTTCTACCATAACCGTGGGGACTTCTCCCGTTTCGTCTACGAAATCGTCTATCGGAGCAACGGCATATTCGGCACGCCGATCTATGCATCCGCCCAATTCGTTTTCATTTTCATATTATTCGGGGCCATACTGGAGTCGACCGGAGCCGGCAAGATGTTCATCGACCTCGCGATACGCGGTTTCGGAAAATTTAAAGGCGGACCTGCTAAAGCAAGCGTCGTGGCAAGCGGTATGATGGGGAGCATCTCCGGCAGTTCAACTGCGAATGCAGTGACGACGGGTACATTTACCATCCCCCTGATGAAAAAAGTAGGCTTCCCCCCTCATGTTGCGGGTGGTGTCGAAGTTGCCGCCTCCTCAAGTGGACAGTTCCTGCCGCCGGTCATGGGTGCAGCGGCTTTCATCATGGTGGAATTTACAGGCATCCCCTATTATGAAATCATCAAAAGTGCATTCATCCCTGCGCTGCTTGCATATGTGGGGATACTGTTCATGGTGCACTTCGAAGCAAGTAAGCACGGCATTTCCGGTATGGAAAAGTCGGAGATGAAGTCAGCGCGCAAGCTGATCATGACCCAAGGGTACATGCTGGTGCCGATACTGATACTACTCTACTATCTTGTGATCGAGCGGGCCTCAGTCAATGCGTCTGCATTCTATTCCATTCTGGCAATGATAGTCATTGCACTTTTCACCTACCGATTCAAGGAGCGGCTGGGAAGAGCGATTTTATACGCGGCAATCCTGCTTGCGGCGACATTTGCAATGCAATATCTGATTGGATACCTCAACCAGGGCCTTGTAGCGCTGAATGATGTATTCGGAACACGGGTCTTCAACAACCAGACCATCAGGTGGAGGGATTCGATCTTCACGATGGTGCTGGGCGGCATCATCGTCGCCCTGCTGTTTGGGCTTTTCCAGCGCTCCATGAAGCAGGAAAAGGTGAAGTCTGAATATGGTTTTAAAGAGCTGATGGAGGGATTCGATACTGCATCACGGAATGCGCTCAGCATCATCGTCGCCTGTGCGACGGCAGGCATACTGATCGGTGTCATCACAACGAGTGGCCTGTCCACGAAGTTCACACGCATCGTCATCGAGTTTTCCGATACGATCGAAGGCTGGCTGCCGAATTTCATGATTACAGATAATACACAGATATACATTGCATTGGTGCTTACCGTGTTTGCCTGTCTGCTGCTTGGTCTGGGGCTGCCGACGACTGCAACCTATGTCGTGCTGGCCGCAGTCATTGCGCCGGTCCTTACTGACCTTGGCCTGCCGGTCATCGTCGCGCACCTGTTCGTCCTCTACTATGGGGTTCTGGCAGATGATACCCCACCAATCAACCTGCCGGCATACGCCACGGCAGGGATCGCCAATGCAGGGCCGATACGGACTGGAGTCCAGGGCTTCAAGTACGACTCGGCCGCCCTGCTCCTGCCCTTCATGTTCGCAATCAATCCGACCATACTGCTGATCACTGATGCCACTGCTCTTGAAATGACATGGGCAGTCATCACGGCTGCGATCGGCATGGCGACATTTGCCTCATTCATCCAGAACTACATGTTCACCCCCTACAACATCATTGAAAGGGTGGCTGCAGTGGCCACGGCCCTGCTCTTCATCCAGAGTGACTTCGTTACGGACGGCATTGCAATTGGACTGTTTGTATTGCTGGTGCTGTTCCAGCTCTATAAAAGAAGGAAAAACAAACGTGCAACACAGACGGCTTGATGAGAACAGGCGGGAATCAATTTCCCGCCTGTATTTTTGTTGGGGGCAATTACACGATTTGATGAGAAAAGTTTGTCCCCTGATGCAAATATCTTTATAATAGGCATTGTATACTAGCGGTATACTGCGAATATTGTAAATAACACTTGAAGCGGAGGATTTTCAAATGAGAATTATAGTAGCAGGAGGGGACGGCTTCTGTGGATGGCCGACAGCCCTGTATCTTTCCGAGAAGGGCCATGATGTGACCATCGTGGACAGCTTGGTGAGACGTGAGATCGACAACGAATTGCACTCCAATTCCGTAACACCGATCGCTTCTCTCCAGGAGCGTGTGGATAAGTGGAAAGAGCTCACCGGCAAAGAAATCAAAGTTTATGAAGGCGACCTCAACCATTATGATTTCCTGAGTCTTGTATTCAAGAATGAACGACCAGAGGCATTCGTTCATTTTGCTGAACAGCGCTCAGCGCCATACTCCATGATTGACCGCAAGCATGCGGTATATACGCAGCAGAACAACGTACTCGGCAACCTCAATGTCCTTTATGCAATAAAGGAATTCGAGCCGGACTGCCACCTGATCAAACTTGGCACAATGGGTGAATACGGACAGCCGAACATCGATATTGAAGAAGGCTATATCGAGATTGAACATAAAGGAAGGAAAGACACGCTGCCATTCCCTAAACAGCCGGGCTCTTTCTATCACCTTACAAAAGTGCATGATACACATAACATCATGTTCGCGTGCAAAATCTGGGGCATCCGTGCAACAGACCTCAACCAGGGTATCGTCTACGGTCTGAATACCGAAGAAACGAAGAAGGACCCTATCCTTGCGAACCGTCTGGACTATGATGGGGTATTCGGTACGGCACTCAACCGCTTCCTTATCCAGGCAGCAATCGGCCATGATAT
This genomic interval carries:
- a CDS encoding DUF1850 domain-containing protein, with amino-acid sequence MGILAVGAAILLYILRPEYLLVSDMETGEVLYSTTVEEGERFSVDYIHSVERSPVTEVFEVRNTDIYTMESHTESFGAGMPYEGEEVEMKDGKFVIKNINRRVHGGTLRVRPSAVFPHHVRIGGEEITISDLPYKGRNLEIEVVRTYFRR
- a CDS encoding TRAP transporter fused permease subunit, whose translation is MEDRDQKKLIQELEGSDRDLGRKTAMMVSAIGVALAMFHMYVAGFGLPGIGSRTFLVIHLMLGMVLVFLIFPIKKGLNQRTIPWYDLLLAIISFGMGVYLIQRQDAQEIMSARPTEIDLLIGTLFILFVIEATRRVVGLPLVIIAVIFMGYFFLGEFMPGDFYHNRGDFSRFVYEIVYRSNGIFGTPIYASAQFVFIFILFGAILESTGAGKMFIDLAIRGFGKFKGGPAKASVVASGMMGSISGSSTANAVTTGTFTIPLMKKVGFPPHVAGGVEVAASSSGQFLPPVMGAAAFIMVEFTGIPYYEIIKSAFIPALLAYVGILFMVHFEASKHGISGMEKSEMKSARKLIMTQGYMLVPILILLYYLVIERASVNASAFYSILAMIVIALFTYRFKERLGRAILYAAILLAATFAMQYLIGYLNQGLVALNDVFGTRVFNNQTIRWRDSIFTMVLGGIIVALLFGLFQRSMKQEKVKSEYGFKELMEGFDTASRNALSIIVACATAGILIGVITTSGLSTKFTRIVIEFSDTIEGWLPNFMITDNTQIYIALVLTVFACLLLGLGLPTTATYVVLAAVIAPVLTDLGLPVIVAHLFVLYYGVLADDTPPINLPAYATAGIANAGPIRTGVQGFKYDSAALLLPFMFAINPTILLITDATALEMTWAVITAAIGMATFASFIQNYMFTPYNIIERVAAVATALLFIQSDFVTDGIAIGLFVLLVLFQLYKRRKNKRATQTA
- a CDS encoding NAD-dependent epimerase/dehydratase family protein; the protein is MRIIVAGGDGFCGWPTALYLSEKGHDVTIVDSLVRREIDNELHSNSVTPIASLQERVDKWKELTGKEIKVYEGDLNHYDFLSLVFKNERPEAFVHFAEQRSAPYSMIDRKHAVYTQQNNVLGNLNVLYAIKEFEPDCHLIKLGTMGEYGQPNIDIEEGYIEIEHKGRKDTLPFPKQPGSFYHLTKVHDTHNIMFACKIWGIRATDLNQGIVYGLNTEETKKDPILANRLDYDGVFGTALNRFLIQAAIGHDMTVYGSGGQTRAFLNIKDTVRCVEIAAENPADQGEFRVFNQFTESFSVQELAEKTKQAAKDLDIEASIKNIENPRIENEDHYYNAVNTNLIDLGLEPYLLTQDVLKEILQEALEHKDRIIVDNVLPKVTWK